A single genomic interval of Malania oleifera isolate guangnan ecotype guangnan chromosome 13, ASM2987363v1, whole genome shotgun sequence harbors:
- the LOC131146383 gene encoding two-component response regulator-like APRR1: MEKFEEIGVGKDGGGGGAANTGKNSDGFIDRSKVRILLCDNDAKSLEEVFTLLCKCSYQVTAVRSARQVIDALNAEGPDIDIILAEVDLPMAKGMKMLKYIMRDNDLRRIPVIMMSAQDEVSVVVKCLRLGAADYLVKPLRTNELLNLWIHMWRRRHMLGLAEKNILNYDFDLVASDPSDANTNSTTLFSDDTDDKSRRSTNPEMGMSMHQEDESNDAAAAAAAAATATDAIAATTVATAVEHTRKDSSKYRPDVPGITDRRTGQFPSGPKKSELKVGESSAFFTYVKSSIIKNSSPGIAPLDENAAQQIMMDESLHAWGEQVSNANGRENGEYSQGDNFPSNNSVPDSSLERSCTPPLGLEFPQGRNLKEVESSQMWIHPRNEPQIDVSGFQTQSAYPYYIPGVMNQVMMPSSSQLYQKNLHDLPNHATPAMLSQYNHLSQCHQAPGMASFPYYPVGLCLQPGQMSSSHPWPSFGGSSSTEVKLGKVDRREAALIKFRQKRKERCFDKKIRYVNRKRLAERRPRVRGQFVRKVNGINVDLNGHPASVDFDEDEEEEDEGASRDSSPEEDGSGCLS; this comes from the exons ATGGAGAAGTTTGAGGAGATTGGTGTGGGCAAGGATGGTGGGGGCGGTGGTGCGGCTAATACTGGTAAGAACAGCGATGGGTTTATAGATCGTAGCAAAGTAAGGATTCTGCTTTGCGACAACGATGCAAAGAGCTTGGAAGAAGTTTTCACACTCCTATGCAAATGTTCTTACCAAG TAACTGCAGTGAGATCAGCAAGACAGGTAATTGATGCACTCAATGCTGAGGGACCTGATATTGATATTATACTGGCGGAAGTTGATCTTCCAATGGCCAAAGGTATGAAGATGTTGAAGTACATTATGCGGGATAATGATTTGCGGCGCATTCCTGTGATCa TGATGTCGGCTCAGGACGAGGTTTCTGTCGTTGTGAAGTGCCTGAGACTTGGAGCAGCTGACTATCTTGTGAAGCCGTTGCGTACTAATGAGCTATTAAACTTGTGGATTCACATGTGGAGAAGGCGACACATG CTCGGACTGGCAGAGAAAAACATCTTGAATTATGACTTCGATCTGGTGGCATCAGACCCTAGCGATGCTAATACGAACAGTACTACCTTGTTCTCAGACGACACAGATGACAAGTCCAGGAGAAGCACCAATCCAGAGATGGGCATGTCAATGCATCAGGAGGATGAG TCTAAtgatgctgctgctgctgctgctgctgccgcCACTGCCACTGATGCAATTGCTGCCACCACTGTTGCCACTGCTGTGGAGCATACACGGAAAGATTCATCAAAATATCGGCCAGATGTGCCTGGAATAACTGATCGCCGAACAG GCCAATTTCCATCGGGTCCAAAGAAGAGTGAACTAAAGGTTGGCGAGTCTTCTGCATTTTTCACTTATGTCAAATCAAGCATAATAAAAAACAGCTCCCCTGGGATTGCTCCTCTGGATGAAAATGCTGCTCAACAAATTATGATGGATGAGAGCCTTCATGCATGGGGTGAGCAGGTATCTAACGCCAATGGACGTGAAAATGGAGAGTATTCACAAGGAGATAATTTCCCTAGCAATAACAGTGTTCCTGATTCTTCTCTAGAAAGATCCTGTACTCCCCCTTTGGGGTTAGAATTTCCACAAGGAAGGAACTTGAAAGAAGTGGAGTCCTCTCAGATGTGGATACATCCAAGAAATGAGCCTCAAATTGATGTTTCAGGTTTTCAAACTCAGTCTGCTTATCCATATTATATTCCAGGTGTAATGAATCAGGTTATGATGCCATCATCATCACAACTGTATCAAAAGAACTTGCATGACCTGCCAAATCATGCAACTCCTGCCATGCTGTCTCAGTACAATCATCTATCTCAGTGTCACCAAGCACCTGGGATGGCATCATTTCCCTATTACCCAGTAGGTTTATgcttacaaccaggtcaaatgtCTAGTTCACACCCATGGCCTTCATTTGGAGGTTCATCTTCGACCGAAGTGAAATTGGGTAAAGTTGATAGAAGAGAGGCAGCTCTGATCAAGTTTAGACAGAAGCGGAAGGAGCGTTGTTTTGACAAGAAAATTAGATATGTCAACCGTAAGAGACTTGCTGAAAGGAGGCCCCGAGTGCGGGGACAGTTTGTGCGGAAGGTGAATGGGATAAATGTGGACCTTAATGGACATCCAGCTTCTGTTGATTTTGATGAGGACGAAGAGGAGGAGGATGAGGGCGCATCTAGGGATTCTTCTCCTGAGGAAGATGGTTCAGGATGTTTGAGTTGA